In the genome of Dermatobacter hominis, the window CATCAGCCACTGCTCCGCGGAGCGGGGCTTGAACACGACGTTGCGGGCCCGCGTGTCGCCCATCAGGTCCGACGACTCGACCGAGTACTGGTGGCCCGGGAACAGGATCGCGTCGTCGGGGACGCGGGCCAGGGTGCCGGTGAGGCTGTGGTAGAGCGCCTCGGCGTCGCCGCCGGGGAGGTCGGTGCGGCCGCAGCCGTCGAGGAACAGGGTGTCGCCCGAGACCAGGCACCCGTTCACGAAGAAGCACTGGCTGCCCGGGGTGTGGCCGGGCGTGTGGATGAGCTCGATCGGGATGTCGCCGACCATGACGGTGTCGCCGGCATCGTGGACCACGAGGTCCGAGGCCGACAGCTCGGTCACCTTGAGCACCCACTCGGCCTCGTCGGCCTGCACGTGGACCGGGACCGGCGCGACCTCCATCAGCTCGGTCGCCCCCTCGATGCGCATGCCCATCATCGAGCCGCCGCAGTGGTCGGGGTGGTAGTGGGTCACGAGCGCACCCGTGAGCGCCATGCCGTCGGCGGCGGCGACGTCGACCAGGTCGGCGACCGCGTAGGCGGGGTCGACGACGACGCACTCGCCGCTCGTCCGGTCACCGATCAGGTAGGCGAAGTTCACCATCTGGGACGCCACCGGGTCACCGACGGCGAAGTCGCGGCCGGCGAGCAGCTGGCGGAAGTAGAAGCGGTCGTCGAAGGCGCCGGGGCCGTGGCTGCCGGCGTCGCGGGGGTGGCCGTCGGCCGGTCCGCCGTGGGAGGGGTCGCTCACGACCCGAACGCTACCGCCCGTCCCCGTCGACGCCGCCGCCGGGGCCGCCGGTGCCGTCGCCGCCGGGCTCGCCGCCGCCCCGGACGTCGCCGGGATCCGCCCCGCGCTCGCCACGGCCGAGCTCGAGCCACTCGCCGAGCAGGGCCTTGTACGCCGAGTCGTAGCGGTCGTAGTCGGCGCGCAGCGCATCGCCCGGCCACCGCCGCCCGAGCAGCTCCCGAGGCAGCAGCGGGTC includes:
- a CDS encoding MBL fold metallo-hydrolase, with the protein product MLAGRDFAVGDPVASQMVNFAYLIGDRTSGECVVVDPAYAVADLVDVAAADGMALTGALVTHYHPDHCGGSMMGMRIEGATELMEVAPVPVHVQADEAEWVLKVTELSASDLVVHDAGDTVMVGDIPIELIHTPGHTPGSQCFFVNGCLVSGDTLFLDGCGRTDLPGGDAEALYHSLTGTLARVPDDAILFPGHQYSVESSDLMGDTRARNVVFKPRSAEQWLMMFGPG